One Candidatus Binataceae bacterium genomic window, CGAGGTTGGCGAGGGTCTTGGCCGCGGCCAAGGCGGCGTCGAAATCGCCGAGATGGTCGATGAGCTTGACGTCGAGCGCCTGCGCTCCGGTCCAGACCCGGCCCTGGGCGACCGCGTCAACCTGGTCCACGGTCAGATGCCGCTGTTGGGCGACGAGCTTGACGAAGTAGCTATAGGTGTCGCCGAGCAGTTGATCGTGGAAAAGCTTCGCTTGCGCGGGTGTGAAGTCAGTGAAGGAGTCGAACATCTCCGCATTTGCCCCGTGGGAGATCGCGTCGGTGTCGATTCCGAGCGCGGCTGCGGCGCCGCTCACGTCGAATTTGCCGCCGAGCACGCCGATCGAGCCGGTCAATGTTCCGGGGTCGGCAAAAATCTGCGCCGCCGGGGTCGAGACCCAGAAACCGCCCGACGCGGCGAGACCGGCCATACTGACGACCACCGGCTTTTCCGTGGCGCAGAGCTCAACCGCCCGCCGGATCAGCTCTGACGCTATAACCGAACCGCCGGGCGAGTCGATGCGGAAAACCACGGCGCGCACTGCATCATCTTCACGCGCCGCCTTGAAGGCTGCGATCATGTCGTCGGAGCCCATCGAGCTCGAGCCGGGCGAGAGAATCGGATCATAGTCGCTCTCGCCGCGCGCGATCGCGCCGAGGCCGTAGATCACCGCGATCTTGTTGCGCATCCGCAGCGCCGCGCGCTGCGGTCCGACGTAGTCGGTGGCGTTGATCATTTCGTGATGCTCGCCGCGGTACGACTCGATCCGATCATCGAACTCGTCTTCGTATTCGAGCCGGTCGAGCAGCTTCGATTTGACGCCGTCGGCCGCGGTCAGCGGCGCGAATTCGATCAGTGCGCGCAACGCGGCGGGATCGAGCCGGCGATGACTCGCGGTTTGGTTGACGATTTGCCCGAAGAGACTGCCCGCCAGCGCTTCATCCTCCTCGCGCTGCGCCGGGGTGAAATCCTTTTCGGTGAAGATATTGCCGGCGCTTTTGTATTTGCCGATCGCATCGAAGACCGGTTTGACCTTGATGTTATCCAGCAAATTGCGCGCGAACAGCTCGCGGATGCTGACCCCGAGGATGTTGAGTTCGCCTTGCGGCATCATCGAAACTTCGTCGGCGTCGCTGGCCACGAGGTAGGGCAGATTGCCGAAGCCGCCTTCGCCCGCGGTCTCCATGTAGGCGGAGATCCATTTGCCGTGCGCGCGGAAGCCGTCAATCAAACCGTTGAGCTCCTGCGCCTGCGCCAGCTCCATGTCCGGATCGAAAACCTTGATCGCGAGACCGACGATGCGCGGGTCTTCCGCCGCGCTGCGCAGCGCCCGCCGGACGACGTTAAGCCCGAGGCCATTGGCGCGGGTTCGACCAAAGGGCGAGCCGTCGGCGCGCTCGCTCAGCGGGCCGTCAAGCTCCAGCTGCAGCACCGAGCCTGGGCGGTAGCGATGCGCGATATAACGACTCACGCCGACGATCAGAAACACAACAGCGACGAGGATCGCGCTGCGCACAAGCCATCTGAGAAGTCTCCTGAACATGCTAATCTCCCAGCAAATTTCCGCGCCCGTTCGCCGATATGCTCTGCGATGGCATGAAAGCTCCGGCTGAAAGCCGACTCCCTAGCCAACCATATCGGTTGCGTTCGAGCCAACTACGATTTTGCACGGGGCGAAGACCCGGGCCGATTTGATGAGTGGGGCTGATTTGCGCCATCGCGCCCCGCCGACCGCTGCGGCGCCGCTGCTCAACGAACAACCGCTCGGCGCGCTCCACTACCGGATCGTCGGATTGTGCTTTGCGGCCTAGGTCTTCGATTTTTATGATTTGATTCTCTACTCGTTTCTGCTCATGCCGATCGCGCGCGACCTGCACCTGAGCAATACGCAGTCGTCGCTGGCGCTCGGTCTATCACTGGCGATGACCGCGCTGGGAGGGGTCGCGTTCGGTTTCGCCGGCGATCGCTTCGGCCGCAAGCCGGTCATTATCGCGACCGTCCTCATCTATGGAGTCGGCACTACGTTGTGCGGATGGTCGCACTCGTTGAGCAGCCTGCTGCTGTATCGCGGGTTCACGGCGCTCGGGATCGGCGGCGAATCGCCGGGCAAAGTCTGATCGCCGAGAGTATGCCGCCGCTATCTCGCGCCCGCTACGCTGGCTATGTTCAGGTCGGCGCCCCGCTCGGGGTGCTGCTGGCGGCGCTCTTCGGCGGCTATTATTCATCGCGCTAGGGAGAGATCATGTGGGCGATTCTCGCGGTCCTTTGTTGGGTCGTTTACGACGTGGCCGTCATCATTATAATCGCAGGAAAAATCTCTGATTCCCGATGGTGGTTGCTGGTTGCGGGAGGGATTGCGCTGATCTTGTTCACGGGTATATCGGCAGTGTTGGATTTTTTGGCTCAGCGCAAATTGGAATCTCAGGTGGGTTTACTTAGGACAGAACTAGATCGCGCACAGAGCAATCTGGCGGGCAGGATGGATGCACTCGCCTTGTTCGGCGGGGAGACCTTTCGGCAACTCAGAACATTAACGCAAACGGGCGACGATCCGGCGGCGGTCATTTGAGGCCGCGAAGGCTCAGATCGAAGAGTTGCGCGCCAGAGTTGAAGCGCGCGAACAACGCGAATGGCCGCTCCTATCAGTAGATCAAGAAGCCCTAATCATTAGACCGCTGCGACGAACTGGATTTAGGAAGTTGGGCAGCGGACCATATCAATCCAATGTTCGGAGTTTCCAGATTCTTTCTATTTGGCGGAGCAACTGATCGCCGTCTTCAATAAGGCAGGCTGGAAGCAATCGAAAGAATCATCGCCCGATCAGGTCTGGGCTGAGATATACCCCGGCATCGCAGTACGCGCGCCTGCGGGCCACCCTGACGCCGATCTTATTGCAAGG contains:
- the sppA gene encoding signal peptide peptidase SppA, encoding MFRRLLRWLVRSAILVAVVFLIVGVSRYIAHRYRPGSVLQLELDGPLSERADGSPFGRTRANGLGLNVVRRALRSAAEDPRIVGLAIKVFDPDMELAQAQELNGLIDGFRAHGKWISAYMETAGEGGFGNLPYLVASDADEVSMMPQGELNILGVSIRELFARNLLDNIKVKPVFDAIGKYKSAGNIFTEKDFTPAQREEDEALAGSLFGQIVNQTASHRRLDPAALRALIEFAPLTAADGVKSKLLDRLEYEDEFDDRIESYRGEHHEMINATDYVGPQRAALRMRNKIAVIYGLGAIARGESDYDPILSPGSSSMGSDDMIAAFKAAREDDAVRAVVFRIDSPGGSVIASELIRRAVELCATEKPVVVSMAGLAASGGFWVSTPAAQIFADPGTLTGSIGVLGGKFDVSGAAAALGIDTDAISHGANAEMFDSFTDFTPAQAKLFHDQLLGDTYSYFVKLVAQQRHLTVDQVDAVAQGRVWTGAQALDVKLIDHLGDFDAALAAAKTLANLDPHEPVRIVELPAQVSWFGRLLSGHIFGTASWRPPHGLEPLIESVREALARQGAYGQAYCPIRPVM
- a CDS encoding MFS transporter; the protein is MILYSFLLMPIARDLHLSNTQSSLALGLSLAMTALGGVAFGFAGDRFGRKPVIIATVLIYGVGTTLCGWSHSLSSLLLYRGFTALGIGGESPGKV